The Gemmatimonadaceae bacterium genome has a window encoding:
- a CDS encoding aminotransferase class I/II-fold pyridoxal phosphate-dependent enzyme, whose product MASKKTARPHALATLVLHAGEGPHAAGDPVVPPLVQSVNYVQEPGSDDLMYTRYGNTPNADRIQKRIAALEGAEAALVLSSGMGATACGLLALLRPGDHLLASQYLYGGTHRLLMEEFRQMGIDVTLVEPFEPRAWRKRLRKETRAIFIESPVNPTCRVLDMRGVSLLTKEIGIALVVDSTFASPVNFRPIEHGADVVIHSATKFLNGHHDVLGGVVCGTAPYIDEVRQKEIIWGQTPDPFACWLLERGLKTLDVRVQRQNQSAQEIAEWLEGRREVRRCHYPGLASHPDHAVAVDQLDGFGGMLSFELAGGARAADKFAKRLKLIRYAASLGGVDTLVSEPRFSSHARLSSDERARIGIPDGFIRLSVGLESVTDIIADLEQALR is encoded by the coding sequence ATGGCCTCCAAGAAGACCGCCCGCCCCCACGCGCTCGCGACGCTCGTCCTGCACGCCGGCGAAGGCCCGCACGCCGCCGGCGACCCGGTGGTGCCGCCGCTCGTGCAGTCGGTGAACTACGTGCAGGAGCCGGGCAGCGACGACCTGATGTACACGCGCTACGGCAACACGCCCAACGCGGACCGCATCCAGAAGCGCATCGCGGCGCTCGAAGGGGCCGAGGCGGCCCTCGTGCTGTCGAGCGGGATGGGCGCGACGGCCTGCGGCCTGCTCGCGCTGCTGCGCCCGGGGGACCACCTGCTGGCCAGCCAGTACCTCTACGGCGGCACGCACCGGCTGCTGATGGAGGAGTTCCGCCAGATGGGGATCGACGTCACGCTCGTGGAGCCGTTCGAGCCCCGCGCCTGGCGGAAGCGCCTGCGCAAGGAGACGCGGGCCATCTTCATCGAGTCGCCGGTCAACCCCACCTGCCGCGTCCTCGACATGCGCGGCGTCTCGCTGCTCACCAAGGAGATCGGCATCGCGCTGGTGGTGGACTCGACCTTTGCGAGCCCCGTGAACTTCCGCCCCATCGAGCATGGGGCGGACGTCGTCATCCACTCGGCCACGAAGTTCCTCAATGGGCACCACGACGTGCTCGGCGGGGTGGTCTGCGGCACCGCGCCGTACATCGACGAGGTGCGCCAGAAGGAGATCATCTGGGGCCAGACGCCCGACCCGTTCGCCTGCTGGCTGCTGGAGCGCGGCCTGAAGACGCTCGACGTGCGCGTGCAGCGCCAGAACCAGTCGGCGCAGGAGATCGCGGAGTGGCTGGAGGGCCGCAGGGAAGTGCGGCGCTGCCATTATCCCGGCCTCGCCAGCCATCCCGATCATGCGGTCGCCGTGGACCAGCTCGACGGCTTCGGCGGCATGCTCTCGTTCGAGCTCGCCGGCGGCGCCCGCGCCGCCGACAAGTTCGCCAAGCGGCTCAAGCTCATTCGGTATGCGGCCAGCCTGGGCGGCGTGGACACGCTGGTCAGCGAACCGCGCTTCTCGTCGCATGCGCGCCTGTCGTCCGACGAGCGCGCCCGGATCGGCATCCCGGACGGCTTCATCCGCCTGAGCGTGGGCCTGGAGAGCGTGACGGACATCATCGCCGACCTCGAGCAGGCGCTTCGCTAG
- a CDS encoding peptidoglycan DD-metalloendopeptidase family protein: MADGGWRVADALGRARRIARRLMSVGFVSAICLLPSAIPAQQPQTPADRARANREELDKMRAERERLEQRMRELQSSAHDIGEERTNIERQADATARLVRSLDYQINALEGEVDNATASLVIAQDELVIKRSMLRRRVREIYKRGPLYSLEALLSAQSFGALVARYKYLHLVAQRDRALVRRVELLNDQVSGTRTQLVRLRGEMELNREQKSEEERRLRELESQRGRALARVQQSARQTQARLAQVQRDERRLADLLVTFENERRRAAAARPNVPSAPSMLRTSDLGRLDWPVEGTILYRFGRVVNPNNTTTRWNGIGIGAAAGTAVKAVAGGQVVLAEAFGTYGQTVIVSHGDGDFSVYGSLARLDVRKGQSIQKGQSVGTVGRTDPDLEAHLHFEMRPKGRAVDPLEWLRSRR; the protein is encoded by the coding sequence ATGGCGGATGGCGGATGGCGGGTGGCGGATGCCTTGGGCCGGGCACGGCGCATCGCGCGCCGCCTGATGTCCGTGGGCTTCGTGTCCGCCATCTGCCTTCTGCCCTCCGCCATCCCTGCCCAGCAGCCCCAGACCCCCGCCGACCGCGCGCGCGCCAACCGCGAAGAGCTCGACAAGATGCGGGCCGAGCGCGAGCGGCTGGAGCAGCGCATGCGGGAGCTGCAGAGTTCCGCGCACGACATCGGGGAGGAACGCACGAACATCGAGCGGCAGGCCGACGCCACCGCGCGGCTCGTGCGATCGCTCGACTACCAGATCAACGCGCTCGAGGGCGAGGTGGACAACGCGACCGCGAGCCTCGTGATTGCCCAGGACGAGCTCGTCATCAAGCGGTCGATGCTCCGCCGCCGCGTGCGCGAGATCTACAAGCGCGGCCCGCTGTATTCGCTCGAGGCGCTGCTCTCGGCGCAGTCGTTCGGCGCGCTCGTCGCCCGGTACAAGTACCTGCACCTGGTCGCGCAGCGCGATCGCGCGCTCGTGCGACGCGTCGAGCTGCTCAACGACCAGGTCTCCGGCACGCGCACGCAGTTGGTGCGCCTGCGGGGCGAGATGGAACTCAACCGCGAGCAGAAGAGCGAGGAGGAGCGGCGCCTCCGCGAGCTCGAGAGCCAGCGCGGGCGGGCGCTCGCCCGCGTCCAGCAGTCGGCGCGGCAGACGCAGGCGCGCCTGGCGCAGGTGCAGCGCGACGAGAGGCGCCTCGCCGACCTGCTCGTGACGTTCGAGAACGAACGCCGCCGCGCGGCCGCGGCGCGCCCCAACGTCCCCTCCGCCCCGAGCATGCTGCGCACCAGCGACCTTGGCCGCCTCGACTGGCCGGTGGAAGGAACGATCCTGTATCGCTTCGGCCGCGTCGTGAATCCCAACAACACCACCACGCGCTGGAATGGCATCGGCATCGGCGCCGCGGCGGGGACGGCGGTGAAGGCGGTCGCCGGCGGGCAGGTGGTGCTGGCGGAGGCGTTCGGCACGTACGGGCAGACCGTGATCGTGAGTCACGGCGACGGCGACTTCTCGGTGTATGGCTCGCTCGCCCGCCTCGACGTGCGCAAGGGACAGTCCATCCAGAAGGGACAGAGCGTGGGCACCGTCGGCCGCACCGATCCGGACCTCGAGGCCCACCTGCACTTCGAGATGCGTCCCAAGGGGCGCGCCGTGGATCCGCTCGAATGGCTCAGGAGCCGGCGATGA
- the waaF gene encoding lipopolysaccharide heptosyltransferase II gives MASLVIQTSFLGDTVLSTPLIAALAERGPVDVVVTPHGASLLRGNPAVRELLVYDKRGADAGMLGLRRLAHRLRGRYDAVYLAQGSLRSAVLARAARIPRRVGFDTSAGRALYTERVHYRRDAHHAERLWRLAAGDAAPAPASEIIRPHLYPSAEDRAAVDTLLEELPDGGPLVAVAPGSIWGTKRWPHVATLVSSLDEVRFVIIGSHEDSALAETVAAAAPGRVLDATGRLALLASAEMIGRCAVLVANDSAPTHLASGIGTPTLTIFGPTVPAFGFGPLAPRSEVLGVEGLPCRPCHPHGPKECPLGHFACMQTLEPSRVAARVRNLLSSLPASS, from the coding sequence GTGGCCTCGCTCGTCATTCAGACCTCGTTTCTCGGCGACACCGTCCTGTCGACCCCGCTGATCGCGGCGCTGGCGGAGCGGGGCCCCGTGGACGTCGTCGTCACCCCCCACGGCGCGTCGCTGCTGCGCGGCAATCCCGCGGTCCGCGAACTCCTCGTCTACGACAAGCGCGGGGCGGACGCCGGCATGCTGGGCCTGCGTCGGCTGGCGCACCGCCTCCGGGGCCGCTACGACGCGGTCTACCTCGCGCAGGGTTCGTTGCGCAGCGCCGTGCTGGCCCGCGCGGCGCGCATCCCGCGGCGGGTGGGCTTCGACACCTCCGCGGGGCGCGCACTGTACACGGAACGGGTGCACTACCGCCGCGACGCCCATCACGCCGAGCGACTGTGGCGGCTCGCCGCCGGCGACGCGGCGCCGGCGCCGGCTTCGGAAATCATCCGCCCGCACCTGTATCCGTCGGCCGAGGACCGCGCTGCCGTCGACACGCTGCTCGAGGAACTCCCGGATGGCGGCCCGCTCGTCGCGGTCGCGCCGGGGAGCATCTGGGGCACCAAGCGCTGGCCGCACGTCGCCACGCTCGTCTCGTCACTCGATGAAGTGCGGTTCGTCATCATCGGCAGCCACGAAGACTCCGCCCTTGCCGAGACGGTCGCCGCCGCCGCCCCGGGACGCGTGCTCGATGCGACGGGCCGGCTGGCGCTGCTCGCGAGCGCCGAGATGATCGGCCGCTGCGCCGTGCTGGTGGCGAACGACTCGGCCCCGACGCATCTGGCCTCCGGCATCGGCACGCCCACGCTCACGATCTTCGGCCCCACGGTGCCGGCGTTCGGCTTTGGCCCCCTCGCCCCGCGGTCGGAGGTGCTTGGCGTCGAGGGTCTCCCCTGCCGGCCGTGCCATCCCCACGGCCCCAAGGAATGCCCGCTCGGCCATTTTGCCTGCATGCAGACGCTGGAGCCCTCGCGGGTGGCGGCGCGCGTGCGCAATTTGCTCTCATCACTCCCCGCGTCCTCATGA
- the lepA gene encoding translation elongation factor 4, protein MDQSRIRNFCIVAHIDHGKSTLADRLIEATGMLQKREMKAQVLDTLDLERERGITIKLNAVRMSYTAASGETFELNLIDTPGHVDFTYEVSRSLAACEGAILVVDASQGIQAQTLSNLFLAMEAGLEIIPILNKIDLPGAEPERRREEVVGLLGCQPEDVLLVSAKEGLGIPELLEEVVRKVPAPKGDPAAPLRALVYDSYYDKYRGAIPSVRVVDGTLKKGMRITFGANDAVYEVDEVGYNQLRQVPVDALSAGEVGYVVASVRSVKETRAGDTVFDADHHAEVPLPGYQAVKSFVFAGVYPTDTQQYEDLRDALEKLQLNDASLHYTPETSTALGFGFRCGFLGLLHMEIVQERLEREFDLDLVTTVPSVEYHVYKTDGDMLLVENPALMPAAGVIDRIEEPFVRARIMAPADYIGPIMTLGTERRGVYKGMHYVDTTRVEIAWEFPLGEIILDFFDKLKSISRGYASLDYEMLEYRASDLVKLEMLINGDPVDAFSVIIHESKAYDWGHKIAVKLKELIPRQLFEVAIQAAIGQRVIARTTVKPVRKDVLAKCYGGDISRKRKLLEKQKEGKKRMKSVGSVEIPQEAFLAVLQVD, encoded by the coding sequence GTGGACCAGAGCCGCATCCGCAACTTCTGCATCGTCGCGCACATCGATCACGGCAAGTCGACGCTCGCCGACCGCCTGATCGAGGCCACGGGCATGCTCCAGAAGCGCGAGATGAAGGCCCAGGTGCTCGACACCCTGGACCTCGAGCGCGAGCGCGGCATCACCATCAAGCTCAACGCCGTGCGCATGTCGTACACGGCCGCCAGCGGCGAGACGTTCGAGCTCAACCTCATCGACACGCCGGGGCACGTGGACTTCACCTACGAAGTCTCGCGGTCGCTGGCGGCGTGCGAGGGCGCCATCCTCGTGGTGGACGCCTCGCAGGGGATCCAGGCGCAGACGCTCTCGAATCTCTTCCTCGCCATGGAAGCGGGACTCGAGATCATCCCGATCCTGAACAAGATCGACCTCCCCGGCGCCGAGCCGGAGAGGCGGCGCGAGGAAGTGGTGGGGCTGCTCGGCTGCCAGCCCGAGGACGTGCTCCTCGTCAGCGCCAAGGAAGGTCTGGGCATTCCTGAGCTGCTCGAGGAAGTCGTCCGCAAGGTGCCGGCCCCCAAGGGCGACCCGGCGGCGCCGCTGCGCGCCCTCGTCTACGACTCGTACTACGACAAGTATCGCGGCGCCATTCCGAGCGTGCGCGTCGTGGACGGCACGCTGAAGAAGGGGATGCGCATCACCTTCGGGGCCAACGACGCAGTCTACGAAGTGGACGAGGTGGGTTACAACCAGCTGCGCCAGGTCCCGGTGGACGCGCTCAGCGCCGGCGAGGTGGGCTATGTGGTCGCCAGCGTGCGCTCGGTGAAGGAGACGCGCGCCGGCGACACCGTCTTCGACGCCGACCACCACGCCGAAGTGCCGCTCCCCGGCTATCAGGCGGTGAAGTCGTTCGTCTTCGCGGGCGTCTACCCCACCGACACGCAGCAGTACGAGGACCTCCGCGACGCGCTCGAGAAGCTCCAGCTCAACGACGCGTCGCTGCACTACACCCCCGAGACGTCCACGGCGCTCGGCTTCGGCTTCCGCTGCGGCTTCCTCGGGCTGCTGCACATGGAGATCGTGCAGGAGCGGCTCGAGCGCGAGTTCGACCTCGACCTCGTCACGACCGTGCCGAGCGTGGAGTACCACGTCTACAAGACCGACGGCGACATGCTGCTGGTGGAGAACCCCGCGCTGATGCCGGCCGCCGGCGTGATCGACCGCATCGAGGAGCCGTTCGTGCGCGCCCGCATCATGGCGCCGGCCGACTACATCGGGCCGATCATGACGCTGGGCACCGAGCGCCGGGGTGTCTACAAGGGCATGCACTACGTCGACACGACGCGCGTCGAGATTGCCTGGGAGTTCCCGCTCGGCGAGATCATTCTCGATTTCTTCGACAAGCTCAAGTCGATCTCGCGCGGCTACGCGTCGCTCGACTACGAGATGCTCGAGTATCGCGCCAGCGACCTCGTGAAGCTCGAGATGCTCATCAACGGCGACCCGGTGGACGCCTTCTCGGTGATCATCCACGAGAGCAAGGCGTACGACTGGGGGCACAAGATCGCGGTGAAGCTCAAGGAGCTCATTCCGCGGCAGTTGTTCGAGGTGGCCATTCAGGCCGCCATCGGGCAGCGCGTGATCGCGCGCACCACCGTGAAGCCGGTGCGCAAGGACGTGCTCGCCAAGTGCTACGGCGGCGACATCAGCCGCAAGCGCAAGCTCCTCGAGAAGCAGAAAGAAGGCAAGAAGCGCATGAAGAGCGTCGGCTCGGTGGAGATTCCGCAGGAGGCATTCCTCGCCGTCCTGCAGGTTGACTGA
- a CDS encoding ROK family protein, giving the protein MTASSKYVIGVDIGGTNLVVGAMPADGSRELGVHSLPTRAALGADAVIERIREMIETTIATVIRETGATRAQFLGVGVGSPGPLDREKGLVILTPNLGWKDFPLRDLVSTSVGLPAVLDNDANCATLGEWWLGAAKGARNVVGFTLGTGIGGGLILDGRLVHGASDVAGEIGHMTIEANGRRCGCGNYGCLEAYASGPNIAMRAREALAGSEPSLIPELVQGDLGKLTAAIVYDAAAKGDAIASEVVKDTARFLGIGVANMLNVFNPDVVVLAGGVAKAGDSLFVPLRSEVRRRAFKPAVDACRIVPGSLDGSAGMVGAVAAFLAEHPVA; this is encoded by the coding sequence ATGACCGCGTCCTCCAAGTACGTCATCGGCGTCGATATCGGCGGCACCAACCTCGTGGTCGGCGCCATGCCGGCCGATGGAAGCCGAGAACTCGGCGTGCATTCGCTGCCCACGCGCGCCGCGCTCGGCGCCGACGCGGTGATCGAGCGCATCCGTGAGATGATCGAGACGACCATCGCGACCGTCATCCGCGAGACCGGGGCGACGCGTGCACAGTTCCTGGGCGTCGGCGTCGGGTCGCCCGGACCGCTCGACCGCGAGAAGGGACTCGTCATCCTGACCCCCAACCTCGGCTGGAAGGATTTCCCGCTCCGCGACCTGGTCAGCACGTCGGTGGGGCTTCCGGCCGTGCTCGACAACGACGCGAATTGCGCGACGCTCGGCGAGTGGTGGCTGGGCGCCGCGAAGGGCGCCAGGAACGTGGTGGGTTTCACGCTCGGCACGGGCATCGGCGGCGGCCTCATCCTGGACGGACGCCTGGTGCACGGCGCGAGCGACGTGGCGGGCGAGATCGGCCACATGACCATCGAGGCCAACGGCCGGCGGTGCGGCTGCGGCAACTACGGATGCCTCGAGGCCTATGCGTCGGGCCCGAACATCGCGATGCGCGCCCGCGAGGCGCTGGCCGGCAGCGAGCCCTCGCTCATCCCCGAACTGGTGCAGGGCGACCTGGGCAAGCTGACGGCCGCGATCGTCTACGACGCGGCGGCCAAGGGCGATGCGATTGCGTCGGAAGTGGTCAAGGACACGGCGCGCTTCCTCGGCATCGGCGTTGCCAACATGCTCAACGTCTTCAACCCCGACGTGGTGGTGCTGGCCGGCGGCGTGGCCAAGGCGGGGGACTCGTTGTTCGTTCCGCTGCGGTCGGAAGTGCGACGCCGGGCGTTCAAGCCGGCGGTGGATGCCTGTCGCATCGTGCCGGGGTCGCTCGACGGCAGCGCCGGCATGGTGGGCGCGGTCGCCGCCTTCCTCGCTGAGCACCCGGTGGCGTGA
- a CDS encoding permease-like cell division protein FtsX: MRLALREALLAFRRAPMLSALSVTTIAFSLFAFGLFGLVALNIRNALQTVEDRVEIRAFIADGTGSEATAAAVGDIGAFPEAASVRLVSQEQALDRARRELGEFSDVFEEGILPASIEVRLKPGFRDPATVKAVAKRIEVYDFIDDIRFGEEWVEKLHRLRNIATLAGLALGLTFAVVAIIIIGSTIRMAVMARSREIAVMRLVGATNGFVRAPFLIEGFLKGTLGGVLALVLAWVALTVINRFVVRAEFFEAWMGAAGVLAGACIGLAGSALSVGRHLKRV; encoded by the coding sequence GTGAGACTCGCCCTCCGCGAAGCCCTGCTCGCCTTCCGCCGCGCGCCGATGCTCAGCGCCCTGTCGGTGACGACCATCGCCTTCTCGCTCTTCGCCTTCGGGCTGTTCGGACTCGTCGCGCTGAATATCCGCAATGCGCTGCAGACGGTCGAGGATCGCGTGGAGATCCGCGCGTTCATCGCCGACGGCACCGGCAGTGAAGCGACCGCCGCCGCCGTGGGCGACATCGGGGCCTTCCCCGAGGCCGCGTCGGTGCGGCTCGTGTCGCAGGAGCAGGCGCTCGACCGTGCGCGCCGCGAACTCGGCGAGTTCAGCGATGTCTTCGAGGAAGGCATTCTCCCGGCTTCCATCGAGGTGCGCCTCAAGCCCGGATTCCGCGACCCCGCCACGGTCAAGGCGGTCGCCAAGCGCATCGAGGTGTACGACTTCATCGACGACATCCGGTTCGGCGAGGAGTGGGTGGAGAAGCTGCATCGCCTGCGCAACATCGCCACGCTCGCGGGACTCGCGCTCGGACTCACCTTTGCGGTGGTTGCGATCATCATCATCGGCTCGACGATCCGCATGGCGGTCATGGCGCGTTCCCGTGAAATCGCCGTCATGCGCCTGGTGGGCGCCACCAACGGCTTCGTGCGTGCACCGTTCCTGATCGAGGGCTTCCTCAAGGGGACCCTGGGTGGCGTGCTGGCGCTCGTGCTCGCCTGGGTCGCCCTGACGGTGATCAACCGCTTCGTCGTGCGTGCCGAGTTCTTCGAGGCGTGGATGGGCGCGGCCGGCGTGCTCGCCGGCGCCTGCATCGGGCTGGCGGGGTCGGCGCTTTCCGTGGGTCGACACCTCAAGAGGGTGTGA
- a CDS encoding metal ABC transporter permease, whose amino-acid sequence MMHVDFDVAWQVMKWPLAACLVLPPLLVYLGLHVVKREVIFVDLALAQLATLGTCVALILGYSFSDRISFWISLAVTFAGAALFSWSRNSERQHVPQEAIIGITFVVAAAGVILLLSRVAGGKEELEHLLTGDILNVTARDVGQRAAIFVVLAGFFGAFHRHFALISEDAKAAAATGLRVRLWDFLFYAAFAVVVVFFVRVAGVLLTFAYLIVPAVCSVMLARTWKSRLLVGWAIAALSSLVGLYASFAMDFPTGAAIVCACGLALVLVTIGVSFRQGKLV is encoded by the coding sequence ATGATGCATGTCGATTTCGACGTGGCCTGGCAGGTCATGAAGTGGCCGCTGGCGGCCTGTCTTGTCCTGCCGCCGCTGCTCGTCTACCTCGGGCTGCACGTGGTGAAGCGCGAGGTGATCTTCGTGGACCTGGCCCTCGCCCAGCTGGCGACGCTGGGCACCTGCGTCGCGCTGATCCTGGGGTACAGCTTCAGCGACCGCATTTCGTTCTGGATCTCACTGGCGGTCACTTTCGCCGGGGCAGCGCTGTTCAGCTGGTCGCGCAACAGCGAGCGGCAGCACGTGCCGCAGGAAGCGATCATCGGCATCACTTTCGTGGTGGCGGCCGCCGGCGTGATCCTCCTGCTCAGCCGGGTGGCTGGCGGCAAGGAGGAACTCGAGCACCTGCTGACGGGCGACATCCTGAACGTCACGGCCCGGGACGTGGGGCAGCGGGCGGCGATCTTCGTGGTGCTCGCCGGCTTCTTCGGCGCCTTCCATCGGCATTTCGCGCTGATCTCCGAGGATGCGAAGGCGGCCGCGGCGACCGGACTGCGCGTGCGGCTCTGGGACTTCCTGTTCTACGCGGCGTTCGCGGTGGTCGTCGTTTTCTTCGTGCGCGTCGCGGGCGTGCTGCTGACATTCGCGTACCTCATCGTGCCGGCGGTGTGCAGCGTGATGCTGGCCAGGACGTGGAAATCGCGGCTGCTGGTCGGCTGGGCGATTGCCGCGCTGTCCAGCCTGGTGGGACTGTACGCCTCCTTCGCCATGGACTTCCCGACGGGCGCCGCCATCGTCTGCGCCTGCGGACTCGCCCTCGTGCTCGTGACGATCGGCGTGAGCTTCAGGCAGGGCAAGCTGGTCTAG
- a CDS encoding deoxyribonuclease IV, with amino-acid sequence MPPSKRRATAISRAKKPAAKKQAAKKPAVKKPATKKPATKKPAAQKPAPIARGVRPKSTRAVTVPKPGTVPAAAGPSPYDIPYTGAPLGAHVSTSGGAATAPPRGVDIGATAIQLFTKQANQWKERLFDDAEVAAFREARSATPVAFTNAHDSYLINLASPNPELRAKSIDSFEHEMRRSNALGLDAVVSHPGNFMDDRASGIARNADAITEVLERVAGPTRLLMELTAGQGTVIGSSFEEMALLLSRLPAALQPRVGVCLDTAHVFAAGYDLVGDFDGVIARFADVLGLPRLGLLHLNDSKAPLGSRKDRHELIGAGAIGDGPFRRIMTDPRLASIAKVLETPKGDDMVSNDRAMLRKLRGFAAGT; translated from the coding sequence ATGCCCCCTAGCAAACGGCGCGCAACCGCGATTTCGCGCGCAAAGAAACCGGCCGCGAAGAAACAGGCCGCGAAGAAGCCCGCGGTGAAGAAGCCCGCAACGAAGAAACCGGCGACCAAGAAGCCGGCCGCGCAGAAACCCGCTCCCATCGCGCGCGGCGTTCGCCCCAAGTCCACGCGCGCGGTCACCGTGCCGAAGCCGGGAACGGTGCCCGCCGCTGCCGGACCGTCGCCCTACGACATTCCGTACACCGGGGCACCGCTCGGCGCGCACGTGAGCACCTCCGGCGGCGCGGCTACTGCCCCACCGCGCGGTGTGGATATCGGCGCCACGGCCATCCAGCTGTTCACCAAGCAGGCCAACCAGTGGAAGGAGCGGCTGTTCGACGACGCCGAGGTTGCTGCGTTCCGAGAGGCGCGGTCCGCCACGCCAGTGGCCTTCACCAACGCCCACGACAGCTACCTCATCAACCTCGCCTCACCCAACCCGGAACTGCGCGCCAAGTCCATCGACTCGTTCGAGCACGAGATGCGCCGCAGCAACGCGCTCGGCCTCGACGCCGTTGTCTCGCATCCGGGCAACTTCATGGACGACCGCGCGAGCGGCATCGCCCGCAACGCCGACGCGATCACCGAAGTGCTGGAACGTGTCGCGGGCCCCACACGCCTCTTGATGGAGCTCACGGCCGGCCAGGGGACCGTTATCGGATCGTCGTTCGAGGAGATGGCCCTCCTGCTCAGCCGCCTCCCCGCCGCCCTGCAGCCCAGAGTCGGCGTCTGCCTCGACACTGCGCACGTCTTCGCCGCCGGGTACGACCTCGTCGGCGATTTCGATGGCGTCATCGCGCGTTTCGCCGACGTCCTCGGTCTGCCTCGCCTCGGCCTCCTCCACTTGAACGACTCCAAGGCACCGCTCGGCTCAAGGAAGGACCGGCATGAATTGATCGGCGCCGGCGCCATTGGCGACGGCCCCTTCCGGCGGATCATGACCGACCCGCGCCTCGCGTCGATCGCGAAGGTGCTCGAGACGCCCAAGGGCGACGACATGGTCAGCAACGACCGCGCGATGCTGCGGAAACTCCGCGGGTTCGCCGCCGGAACGTGA
- the ftsE gene encoding cell division ATP-binding protein FtsE codes for MIRFSHVHKTFARTGAALQDVSFQVNKGEFVFITGPSGAGKSTILKLCFFEEQPSQGEVKVYGTSSSAFRPADIPRLRRRLGVVFQDFRLLEDRNVEANVAFALEVTGTPSSQIGPRVSRLLAQVGLAAKATALPQELSGGEQQRVAIARALANDPVALIADEPTGNLDERATRGIFQLFRDINASGTAVMMATHDLDLVRRAGCRTIEVNRGQVVFDSASDGGFRPSEAVESMEDAE; via the coding sequence ATGATTCGATTCTCCCACGTGCACAAGACGTTCGCGCGCACCGGCGCGGCGCTGCAGGACGTCTCCTTCCAGGTGAACAAGGGCGAGTTCGTGTTCATCACGGGGCCCAGCGGCGCCGGGAAGAGCACGATCCTCAAGCTCTGTTTCTTCGAGGAGCAGCCCTCGCAAGGTGAGGTGAAGGTCTACGGCACGAGTTCGTCGGCCTTTCGCCCCGCCGACATTCCCAGGCTGCGCCGGCGCCTCGGCGTCGTCTTCCAGGACTTCCGCCTGCTCGAGGACCGCAACGTGGAGGCGAATGTCGCCTTCGCGCTCGAGGTCACCGGCACGCCGTCGTCGCAGATCGGGCCGCGCGTCTCGCGCCTGCTCGCGCAGGTGGGCCTCGCGGCCAAGGCGACGGCCCTCCCGCAGGAACTCTCGGGCGGCGAGCAGCAGCGCGTCGCCATCGCGCGCGCCCTCGCCAACGACCCGGTCGCGCTCATCGCCGACGAACCGACCGGCAACCTCGACGAGCGCGCCACGCGCGGCATCTTCCAGCTCTTCCGGGACATCAATGCGAGCGGCACCGCGGTGATGATGGCGACGCACGACCTGGACCTGGTGCGGCGCGCCGGATGCCGCACCATCGAGGTCAACCGCGGTCAGGTGGTGTTCGATTCGGCGTCGGACGGCGGCTTCCGTCCCTCGGAGGCCGTCGAGTCCATGGAGGACGCCGAGTGA
- a CDS encoding carbohydrate kinase family protein, whose product MKKRRVGVLGTFVWDVIYGRDVRTAPVQEWGGITYALAGFDAALPDDWEIVPIMKVGDDLSREARTFLSTLRRLAADAAPVLVPYPNNRVELRYVDAERRSEVLTGGVPGWTWQGLQPLVADLDALYVNLISGFELDLETFTLLRQHFGGPIYCDLHSLVLAVQPTGLRTLQPLPRVGDWCRCFDVLQVNEDELSMMAPDGLALAATALAAGVQSLVVTLGPRGSVYFAPSHFARLADRRAERRPLGSAPGALRTERLAPAAHQVHTEGDPTGCGDVFGATFYSRLLAGDIITDALRAAIGAAARNVEHRGATGLAHFLRGELSPS is encoded by the coding sequence GTGAAGAAGCGCCGGGTCGGCGTCCTCGGCACGTTCGTCTGGGACGTCATCTACGGTCGCGACGTGCGGACGGCCCCCGTGCAGGAGTGGGGCGGCATCACCTATGCGCTCGCGGGGTTCGACGCCGCCCTTCCCGACGACTGGGAGATCGTGCCGATCATGAAAGTCGGCGACGATCTGTCCCGCGAGGCGCGCACCTTTCTCTCGACGCTCCGCCGGCTCGCGGCGGATGCGGCGCCCGTCCTGGTGCCGTATCCCAACAATCGGGTCGAGCTTCGTTATGTCGACGCCGAGCGCCGCAGCGAAGTGCTGACCGGCGGCGTGCCCGGGTGGACCTGGCAGGGGTTGCAGCCGCTCGTCGCGGACCTCGACGCGCTGTACGTGAACCTCATCTCGGGCTTCGAGCTTGACCTCGAGACCTTCACCCTGCTCCGCCAGCACTTCGGCGGCCCGATCTACTGCGACCTGCACTCGCTGGTGCTGGCGGTGCAGCCCACCGGGCTGCGCACGCTGCAGCCGCTCCCGCGGGTCGGCGACTGGTGCCGGTGTTTCGACGTGCTGCAGGTGAACGAGGACGAGCTGTCCATGATGGCGCCGGACGGGCTGGCGCTGGCGGCCACGGCCCTGGCGGCCGGGGTCCAGTCGCTGGTGGTCACGCTGGGGCCGCGCGGGAGCGTGTACTTTGCGCCGTCGCATTTTGCCCGCCTAGCGGACCGCCGGGCCGAGCGCCGGCCGCTGGGATCGGCCCCGGGCGCCCTGCGCACCGAACGGCTGGCGCCCGCCGCCCATCAGGTGCACACCGAAGGGGACCCCACCGGGTGTGGCGACGTGTTCGGCGCAACCTTCTACTCACGACTGCTCGCGGGTGATATAATCACGGATGCGCTGCGCGCGGCGATCGGCGCCGCGGCCCGCAACGTTGAGCACCGCGGAGCCACCGGGCTCGCGCATTTCCTCCGTGGAGAGCTGAGTCCCTCGTGA